From the genome of Streptacidiphilus rugosus AM-16, one region includes:
- a CDS encoding PP2C family protein-serine/threonine phosphatase, translating into MTQWDGPSRRMLEALLSASHLMPLEALPDVLAQCATPAGFPTVRVYLADLELRHLRLLTGKGPDAGQDPGGEPAELRIDGTLAGRAYQTGEVLAAAREAEDGEQRWWVPMLNGTERLGVLQVNTSRDDEALREDAEALAALTALVVASKRDRSDSYARLTRTEPMAVAAEMQWQLMPPRTYADGRVVIAAALEPAYEVSGDAYDYATAGTHVHLSIFDAMGHDTAAGLTANLAMATCRASRRRGVDLAGTSERIEADLIEQFHRARYATGILADLDTATGRLSFVNRGHHLPLIIRAGRWTASLRCDPAHPMGTGLGLPVTVCHEQLEPGDRVVMYTDGITEARRAGGPEFGLARFVELLIRYHADGLPVPETLRRIVHAVLDHHRGELQDDATILFCEWLGTDPRPGADASDLTGLPT; encoded by the coding sequence ATGACGCAGTGGGACGGCCCGAGCCGGCGCATGCTGGAGGCCCTGCTGTCGGCCAGCCATCTGATGCCGCTGGAGGCCCTGCCGGACGTTCTGGCGCAGTGCGCCACGCCCGCCGGCTTCCCGACCGTCCGCGTCTACCTGGCCGATCTGGAGCTGCGGCACCTGCGGCTGCTCACCGGCAAGGGGCCCGACGCCGGTCAGGACCCCGGCGGGGAGCCGGCGGAGTTGCGGATCGACGGCACCCTCGCCGGACGCGCCTACCAGACCGGGGAGGTGCTCGCGGCGGCCAGGGAGGCCGAGGACGGCGAGCAGCGCTGGTGGGTGCCGATGCTCAACGGGACCGAGCGCCTGGGCGTGCTCCAGGTCAACACGTCCAGGGACGACGAAGCCCTGCGCGAGGACGCCGAGGCCCTGGCCGCGCTGACCGCCCTGGTGGTCGCGAGCAAGCGCGACCGGAGCGATTCCTACGCCAGGCTCACCCGCACCGAGCCCATGGCGGTCGCCGCGGAGATGCAGTGGCAGTTGATGCCGCCCCGCACCTACGCCGACGGGCGGGTGGTGATCGCGGCGGCGCTGGAGCCCGCGTACGAGGTGAGCGGCGACGCGTACGACTACGCCACCGCGGGCACGCACGTGCACCTGTCGATCTTCGACGCGATGGGCCACGACACGGCCGCGGGCCTGACCGCGAACCTGGCCATGGCCACCTGCCGCGCCTCCCGGCGCCGGGGCGTCGACCTGGCCGGGACGAGCGAGCGGATCGAGGCGGACCTGATCGAGCAGTTCCACCGCGCACGCTACGCCACCGGCATCCTCGCCGACCTGGACACCGCCACCGGAAGGCTCTCCTTCGTCAACCGCGGCCACCACCTGCCCCTGATCATCCGGGCGGGCCGCTGGACGGCCTCGCTGCGCTGCGATCCCGCGCATCCGATGGGCACCGGCCTCGGCCTTCCCGTCACGGTCTGCCACGAGCAGCTGGAACCGGGCGACCGCGTGGTCATGTACACCGACGGGATCACCGAGGCGCGACGCGCGGGCGGCCCCGAGTTCGGGCTGGCCCGCTTCGTGGAACTGCTCATCCGCTACCACGCCGACGGCCTGCCCGTGCCCGAGACCCTGCGCCGCATCGTGCACGCGGTGCTGGACCACCACCGGGGCGAGCTCCAGGACGACGCCACCATCCTGTTCTGCGAGTGGCTCGGCACGGACCCTCGCCCCGGGGCCGATGCCTCGGATCTGACCGGTCTGCCCACGTAG
- a CDS encoding SigB/SigF/SigG family RNA polymerase sigma factor, translated as MDTVPVGALHPTQCQPEHPATPVSGGSEADLPMIACDPVTLDVLELRALTDVLLARLAEVEEGSAVYSYVRNTLVELNMSLVRSAALRFGHRQESLEDLLQVGVVGLIKAVNGFDPGRGVEFVTYALPTITGEMKRFFRDTSWSVHVPRRLQELRLELAKTGDALEQELGREPTTAELAERLGLTEGEIIEGRMAADAYTAGTLSPIADSEDDDDSPLQRRLGAPDKDLELVADLSALEQILPTLPESDRVILKLRFVDELTQAEIGQRIGCSQMHVSRHLTRILADLRGRLQDG; from the coding sequence ATGGACACCGTGCCTGTCGGAGCCTTGCACCCGACGCAGTGCCAACCCGAGCATCCCGCCACACCCGTCTCCGGCGGGTCGGAGGCCGATCTCCCCATGATCGCCTGCGACCCGGTCACCCTGGACGTCCTCGAACTGCGCGCCCTGACCGACGTCCTGCTCGCCCGCCTCGCCGAGGTGGAGGAGGGCAGCGCCGTCTACTCCTACGTCCGCAACACCTTGGTCGAGCTCAACATGAGCCTCGTGCGGAGCGCCGCGCTGCGCTTCGGGCACCGCCAGGAGTCGCTGGAGGACCTGCTCCAGGTCGGCGTGGTCGGGCTGATCAAGGCGGTCAACGGGTTCGACCCCGGCCGCGGGGTGGAGTTCGTCACCTACGCGCTCCCGACCATCACGGGGGAGATGAAACGGTTCTTCCGTGACACCAGCTGGTCCGTGCACGTCCCCCGCCGCCTGCAGGAACTCCGCCTGGAGCTGGCCAAGACCGGTGACGCGCTCGAACAGGAACTGGGCCGCGAACCCACCACCGCCGAGCTGGCCGAACGTCTCGGACTGACCGAGGGCGAGATCATCGAGGGCAGGATGGCCGCCGACGCCTACACCGCCGGCACGCTCTCCCCGATCGCCGACAGCGAGGACGACGACGACAGCCCGCTGCAGCGCCGCCTCGGCGCCCCCGACAAGGATCTGGAACTGGTCGCCGACCTCAGCGCGCTCGAGCAGATCCTGCCGACCCTGCCGGAGAGCGACCGCGTCATCCTGAAGCTCCGCTTCGTCGACGAGCTCACCCAGGCGGAGATCGGGCAGCGGATCGGCTGCTCCCAGATGCACGTCTCCCGCCACCTCACCCGCATCCTCGCCGACCTCAGGGGCCGGCTCCAGGACGGGTGA
- a CDS encoding YihY/virulence factor BrkB family protein — MNRAERTLRQLDTWQQRHRASAFGVGVVKKFGDDRGGQLAALITYYGFAALFPLLLLLTTVLGFALHGDPQLRERVLNSALADFPVIGDQLRGNIHSMQGSALAVVVGALGLLYGSLGVAQSLQFAMAQVWNIPGTERPGFFPRLGRSVALVAVLGIGLLAATAATGVLASAGAGPVVTVAGLIASALVNTALYLGCFRILTPKQIAWRCLVPGCAVAGPVWTVLQAFGGVLVAHQLRHSTAVYGLFGTVLGLLWWIYLGAQLTVYAAEINVVANRRLWPRTLFPPPLTPADQEVLDDIAEQEERRPEQQVVSGFPADRPDGDDQRK; from the coding sequence ATGAACCGGGCCGAACGGACACTGCGGCAGCTGGACACCTGGCAGCAGCGCCACCGGGCGTCGGCGTTCGGGGTGGGCGTGGTCAAGAAGTTCGGCGACGACCGGGGCGGCCAGCTCGCGGCGCTGATCACCTACTACGGGTTCGCCGCGCTGTTCCCGCTGCTCCTGCTGCTCACGACGGTGCTCGGATTCGCGCTGCACGGCGATCCGCAGCTGCGCGAGCGGGTGCTGAACTCGGCGCTGGCGGACTTCCCCGTGATCGGGGACCAGCTCAGGGGCAACATCCACTCCATGCAGGGCAGTGCCCTGGCGGTCGTCGTCGGCGCGCTGGGCCTGCTCTACGGCTCGCTCGGGGTCGCACAGTCCCTGCAGTTCGCCATGGCGCAGGTCTGGAACATCCCCGGCACCGAGCGCCCCGGCTTCTTCCCGCGGCTGGGGCGCTCGGTCGCCCTGGTCGCCGTGCTCGGGATCGGACTGCTGGCCGCGACCGCCGCCACCGGCGTCCTGGCCTCGGCCGGTGCGGGCCCGGTGGTCACCGTGGCGGGCCTGATCGCCTCCGCCCTCGTCAACACCGCCCTGTACCTGGGCTGCTTCCGGATCCTGACGCCGAAGCAGATCGCCTGGCGCTGCCTGGTGCCCGGATGCGCGGTCGCCGGTCCGGTCTGGACGGTGCTGCAGGCCTTCGGCGGGGTGTTGGTGGCCCACCAGCTGCGCCACAGCACGGCGGTCTACGGACTGTTCGGCACGGTGCTGGGTCTGCTCTGGTGGATCTACCTGGGAGCCCAGCTGACCGTCTACGCGGCTGAGATCAACGTGGTCGCGAACCGCCGGCTGTGGCCGCGCACGCTGTTCCCGCCGCCGCTCACCCCCGCCGACCAGGAGGTGCTGGACGACATCGCGGAACAGGAGGAACGCCGTCCTGAGCAGCAGGTCGTCAGCGGTTTCCCCGCCGACCGGCCCGACGGCGACGACCAGCGGAAATGA
- a CDS encoding MFS transporter yields MSTYDGIPSDARGADPVHTGPARTGPESADRGRSTQDRADDTVRTRIPARLDRLPWSRWHWRIVIGLGTVWILDGLEVTIVGNMASRLAQNGSGIQISTAQVTTWAAALYVAGACCGALFFGHLTDRFGRKRLFMLTLAVYLSATALTALSWTAWFFFLCRFLTGLGIGGEYAAINSAVDELIPARARGRIDLIINGSFWVGAAVGALASIALLNTSLFATDVGWRLAFGIGVVLGLGILLVRRQVPESPRWLITHGRADEAERLVDGIEREVQEQSGRELEPVREEITVRERGALGFGTIARTVLRDYPRRGVLGLALFVGQAFLYNSVTFGYAVILTTFYKTPASDTGYYFVVIAVGNFLGPLLLGRLFDTVGRKPMIAGTYLLSGLLLFGTAALFQRGALDATTLTACWTVVLFFASAGASAAYLTVSEIFPLETRALCIAFFYAIGTALGGITGPLLFNGLVSSGKPADTTLAFCIGAALMCLAGLVEAAIGVRAERRSLESLAAPLSLVTAAPGAQS; encoded by the coding sequence GTGAGCACGTACGACGGCATCCCGTCCGACGCGAGGGGCGCCGACCCGGTGCACACCGGACCGGCGCGCACCGGACCGGAGAGCGCCGACCGGGGTCGCAGCACGCAGGACCGCGCCGACGACACCGTCAGGACGAGGATTCCGGCCCGGCTGGACCGGCTGCCCTGGTCCCGCTGGCACTGGCGGATCGTGATCGGCCTGGGCACCGTCTGGATCCTGGACGGCCTGGAAGTCACCATCGTCGGCAACATGGCCTCCCGGCTGGCCCAGAACGGCAGCGGCATCCAGATCAGCACCGCCCAGGTGACCACCTGGGCCGCCGCCCTCTACGTGGCCGGCGCCTGTTGCGGCGCGCTCTTCTTCGGGCATCTGACCGACAGGTTCGGCCGCAAGCGGCTGTTCATGCTGACGCTCGCCGTCTACCTGTCCGCCACCGCGCTGACCGCGCTCTCCTGGACCGCATGGTTCTTCTTCCTCTGCCGCTTCCTCACCGGCCTCGGCATCGGCGGGGAGTACGCGGCGATCAACTCCGCCGTCGACGAGCTGATCCCGGCGCGGGCGCGCGGCCGGATCGACCTGATCATCAACGGCAGCTTCTGGGTCGGCGCCGCCGTCGGCGCGCTCGCCTCCATCGCCCTGCTGAACACCTCGCTGTTCGCCACCGACGTCGGCTGGCGGCTCGCCTTCGGCATCGGCGTGGTGCTGGGTCTCGGCATCCTGCTGGTGCGCCGCCAGGTGCCGGAGAGCCCCCGCTGGCTGATCACCCACGGCCGGGCCGACGAGGCGGAGCGCCTGGTCGACGGCATCGAACGGGAGGTGCAGGAGCAGAGCGGCCGCGAACTCGAACCGGTGCGGGAAGAGATCACCGTGCGCGAGCGCGGCGCGCTGGGCTTCGGCACGATCGCCCGCACCGTGCTGCGCGACTACCCGCGGCGCGGGGTGCTGGGACTGGCCCTGTTCGTCGGACAGGCCTTCCTCTACAACTCGGTGACGTTCGGTTACGCGGTGATCCTGACGACGTTCTACAAGACGCCGGCGAGCGACACCGGCTACTACTTCGTGGTCATCGCCGTCGGGAACTTCCTCGGTCCGCTGCTGCTGGGCAGGCTGTTCGACACCGTCGGCCGGAAGCCGATGATCGCGGGCACCTACCTGCTCTCCGGGCTGTTGCTGTTCGGCACCGCCGCCTTGTTCCAGCGCGGCGCCCTGGACGCGACGACACTCACGGCGTGCTGGACGGTGGTGCTGTTCTTCGCCTCGGCGGGCGCCAGCGCCGCCTACCTGACGGTCAGCGAGATCTTTCCGCTGGAGACCCGGGCGCTGTGCATCGCGTTCTTCTATGCGATCGGCACGGCGCTGGGCGGCATCACCGGCCCGCTGCTCTTCAACGGCCTGGTCAGCAGCGGCAAGCCGGCCGACACCACGCTGGCGTTCTGCATCGGCGCGGCGCTGATGTGCCTGGCCGGGCTGGTGGAGGCCGCGATCGGCGTGCGGGCCGAGCGGCGCAGCCTGGAGTCGCTGGCCGCGCCCCTCAGCCTGGTCACCGCCGCTCCCGGGGCCCAGAGTTGA
- a CDS encoding FUSC family protein, whose translation MLRATVAATLSYAVAERLSSQPAPLTAPLTTLLVVQVTLYSTLTTSARRVVSVVAGVVLAIGFSSVVGLSWWSLGLIILASLTLGQFIRVGEFVQEVAISAMLVLGVTQLASQAWDRVLETLIGAGVGLAFNVLFAPPVWVESAGESIEDLARRVRRLLLSLGEELDHPTSVERAAERLHEARRLDQHIAEVDAALRQAEDSLRLNPRISEPLLSRVVLRTGLDTLEICVVVVRVIARSLTDLAKRGSAGEPLFEPEIAAGLRDVLGHLGGALVSFGVLVTTQVSRDADGAEERLGAELRAAWASRDHVAELLLRQVRQHPLDWQLHGALLAEIDRILDELDLEHRSRRLMEELDRGGSLRRRRRTGLGRLRRLARGESPW comes from the coding sequence ATGCTGCGGGCCACCGTGGCGGCGACGCTCTCCTATGCCGTCGCCGAACGGCTGAGCAGCCAACCCGCACCGCTGACCGCGCCGCTCACCACGCTGCTCGTCGTCCAGGTCACCCTCTACTCGACGCTGACCACCAGCGCCCGACGCGTCGTCTCCGTCGTCGCGGGCGTGGTGCTCGCCATCGGGTTCAGCTCGGTGGTGGGGCTGTCCTGGTGGAGCCTCGGGCTGATCATCCTGGCCTCGCTGACGCTGGGCCAGTTCATCAGGGTGGGCGAGTTCGTCCAGGAGGTCGCGATCAGCGCGATGCTGGTCCTCGGCGTCACCCAGCTCGCCTCACAGGCCTGGGACCGGGTGCTGGAGACGCTGATCGGCGCCGGCGTCGGACTGGCCTTCAACGTGCTCTTCGCGCCGCCGGTGTGGGTGGAGAGCGCGGGGGAGTCGATCGAGGACCTCGCCCGCCGGGTCCGGCGGCTGCTGCTGAGCCTGGGCGAGGAGCTGGACCACCCCACCTCGGTCGAACGGGCCGCCGAACGGCTGCACGAGGCGCGGCGGCTGGACCAGCACATCGCCGAGGTCGACGCCGCCCTGCGGCAGGCCGAGGACAGCCTGCGGCTCAACCCGCGCATCAGCGAGCCGCTGCTCTCCCGTGTGGTGCTGCGCACGGGCCTGGACACCCTGGAGATCTGCGTCGTGGTGGTGCGGGTCATCGCCCGCTCGCTGACCGACCTCGCCAAGCGGGGGAGTGCCGGCGAACCGCTCTTCGAGCCCGAGATCGCGGCCGGGTTGCGAGACGTCCTCGGGCACCTGGGCGGCGCGCTGGTGAGCTTCGGCGTGCTGGTCACCACCCAGGTCAGCCGGGACGCGGACGGCGCGGAGGAGCGGCTCGGCGCCGAGCTGCGCGCGGCCTGGGCGAGCCGCGACCACGTGGCGGAGCTGCTGCTGCGTCAGGTGCGGCAGCACCCGCTCGACTGGCAGCTCCACGGCGCCCTGCTGGCCGAGATCGACCGGATCCTCGACGAGCTGGACCTGGAGCACCGGAGCCGTCGCCTGATGGAGGAGCTGGACCGCGGCGGCAGCCTGCGCCGCCGGCGCAGGACCGGTCTGGGCCGGCTGCGCCGTCTCGCGCGCGGCGAGAGCCCGTGGTGA
- a CDS encoding SDR family oxidoreductase, giving the protein MTENGSTGGAGRRTVVVTGASAGVGRATALQFAAQGANVALIARGHAGLEAAARDVEQAGGHALPLEVDVSDALAVEAAAARAELAFGSLDVWVNVAFTSVFAPFEEIEAEEFRRVTEVTYLGAVYGTMAALRRMRPRGRGTIVQVGSALGERAIPLQSAYCGAKHAVNGFTESVRCELLHDRSRVRITLVQLPAVNTPQFEWVLSRLPRKPQPVPPIYQPEVAARAVAFAADHPGRKQYWVGASTTATLLAQRFAAPLLDRYLARTGYDSQQTSEPADANRRANLWHPVDDAQGQDFGPHGAFDTRAHRRSPLTWLTERATALAFPGRSGR; this is encoded by the coding sequence ATGACGGAGAACGGATCGACAGGCGGCGCCGGACGGCGCACGGTGGTGGTCACCGGGGCCAGCGCGGGGGTCGGCCGGGCCACCGCGCTGCAGTTCGCGGCGCAGGGAGCCAACGTGGCGCTCATCGCGCGCGGCCACGCCGGTCTGGAGGCGGCGGCACGTGACGTGGAGCAGGCCGGCGGCCACGCCCTGCCGCTGGAGGTGGACGTCTCCGACGCCCTGGCCGTAGAGGCTGCGGCGGCCCGCGCCGAGCTCGCGTTCGGATCCCTGGACGTCTGGGTCAACGTCGCCTTCACCTCGGTCTTCGCTCCCTTCGAGGAGATCGAGGCCGAGGAGTTCCGTCGGGTCACCGAGGTGACCTACCTCGGTGCCGTGTACGGCACGATGGCCGCGCTGCGGCGGATGCGGCCCAGGGGCCGCGGCACGATCGTGCAGGTCGGCTCCGCGCTCGGCGAGCGGGCCATCCCGCTGCAGTCGGCGTACTGCGGGGCCAAGCACGCCGTGAACGGCTTCACCGAGTCGGTCCGCTGCGAACTGCTGCACGACCGCAGCCGGGTCCGGATCACCCTCGTGCAGCTGCCGGCGGTGAACACGCCGCAGTTCGAATGGGTGCTGTCGCGGCTGCCGCGCAAGCCGCAGCCGGTGCCGCCGATCTACCAGCCCGAGGTCGCGGCACGGGCGGTGGCGTTCGCGGCGGACCACCCGGGGCGCAAGCAGTACTGGGTCGGCGCCTCCACCACCGCCACCCTGCTGGCCCAGCGGTTCGCCGCGCCCCTGCTGGACCGCTACCTGGCCAGGACCGGCTACGACTCCCAGCAGACCTCCGAACCCGCCGACGCGAACCGCAGGGCCAATCTCTGGCACCCGGTCGACGACGCGCAGGGACAGGACTTCGGCCCCCACGGGGCCTTCGACACCAGGGCCCACCGCCGCAGTCCGCTCACCTGGCTGACGGAACGGGCCACCGCGCTCGCCTTCCCCGGCCGGAGCGGTCGCTGA
- a CDS encoding STAS domain-containing protein — protein sequence MDQTRHEGQPIGRRPTLYSCEIVENVLVYRLHGDLDLADPESLVFGRSPTGFHAVVVDLADVSFFGSAALNSVLRLRLDAASLGVTVHLSAVPRIAARVLEVTGADGLFPTHESLGAALRAL from the coding sequence ATGGACCAGACGCGCCACGAGGGACAGCCGATCGGCCGGCGGCCGACCCTGTACTCCTGCGAGATCGTCGAGAACGTGCTGGTCTACCGCCTGCACGGAGACCTCGACCTGGCCGACCCGGAGTCGCTGGTCTTCGGCAGGTCCCCCACCGGGTTCCACGCGGTGGTCGTCGACCTCGCCGACGTCAGCTTCTTCGGCTCCGCCGCGCTGAACTCGGTCCTGCGGCTGCGCCTCGACGCCGCGAGTCTCGGCGTGACCGTTCATCTGAGCGCGGTGCCGCGCATCGCCGCCCGGGTGCTGGAGGTCACCGGCGCCGACGGCCTCTTCCCGACACACGAGAGTCTGGGCGCCGCGCTCCGCGCACTCTGA
- a CDS encoding helix-turn-helix transcriptional regulator: protein MEQVPGTRATWTFLTNHARVLVQISRDPGVRVRDIALHCLLTERAVQRIITDLEQGGYLTHTRVGRTNHYQVSAAAPLRHPADAGPSVADLLALLGDHLAADDGESRAGNGPQPA from the coding sequence ATGGAGCAAGTGCCGGGTACTCGCGCGACGTGGACGTTTCTCACCAACCACGCGCGCGTGCTGGTCCAGATCTCGCGCGACCCGGGAGTGCGCGTCCGCGACATCGCCCTGCACTGCCTGCTGACCGAGCGTGCGGTGCAGCGGATCATCACCGACCTGGAGCAGGGCGGCTACCTCACGCACACCCGGGTCGGCCGCACCAACCACTACCAGGTGTCGGCCGCAGCCCCCCTGCGGCATCCCGCGGACGCGGGGCCCTCCGTGGCCGACCTTCTCGCACTGCTCGGCGACCACCTCGCGGCGGACGACGGCGAGAGCCGGGCGGGGAACGGTCCGCAGCCCGCCTGA
- a CDS encoding DUF6328 family protein: protein MPEVSGDRHESRDEAADRRWTDLVQEVRIAQTGAQIMFGFLLSVAFTDRFARLHGFDRTLYEIVVILGAVATGTLIAPVTYHRLLAGHHVKPRMVRAVSRLVGLGVTLLALAIGCALLLLMRVAGLGWAAWLVAGLVLSWFALCWVALPLFLRARRSPPRVPGQDGAPRADRQRSPDRPV from the coding sequence ATGCCCGAAGTGAGCGGAGACCGGCACGAGAGCCGCGACGAGGCGGCGGACCGGCGGTGGACGGACCTGGTCCAGGAGGTCCGCATCGCCCAGACCGGCGCGCAGATCATGTTCGGCTTCCTGCTCTCGGTCGCCTTCACCGACCGTTTCGCCCGGCTGCACGGCTTCGACCGGACCCTGTACGAGATCGTGGTCATCCTCGGTGCGGTGGCGACCGGGACCCTGATCGCACCCGTCACCTACCACCGCCTGCTCGCCGGACACCACGTCAAACCCCGGATGGTGCGGGCCGTCAGCCGTCTCGTCGGCCTCGGCGTCACGCTGCTGGCACTGGCGATCGGCTGCGCGCTGCTGCTGCTGATGCGGGTCGCCGGACTGGGCTGGGCGGCCTGGCTGGTCGCCGGCCTGGTGCTGTCCTGGTTCGCGCTGTGCTGGGTGGCCCTGCCGCTGTTCCTGCGCGCCCGGCGCAGCCCTCCCAGGGTGCCGGGCCAGGACGGCGCGCCGCGGGCGGACCGGCAGCGGAGCCCCGACCGACCGGTGTGA
- a CDS encoding enolase C-terminal domain-like protein, translating to MTSAPAPVVDALTVQVLDFPTDAPEADGTASWDSTTMVLVQADSGTASGLGWTYGAAGAASVVHDLLADCVVGRSAWDVPAANEAMTRALRNAGRPGIGGYALSAVDVALWDLKARLLQLPLADVLGRARRSVPVYGSGGFTSYDDARTEGQLRAWTEDRRIPRVKIKIGEGWGSEERRDLARVELARKTVGPDVELYVDANGGYGVTQAIRLGRALVREHDVRWFEEPCSSDDLPGLARIRDALDTEVAAGEYGFTLPYFDAMAPAVDCLQADATRCGGLTVWLRAAAVAQAHGLQLSGHCAPHVHAHAACAVPNLRHLEWFHDHVRIEARLFEGHLDPTGGEIRPGESGAPGLGLTPRHDVLERHRRPGT from the coding sequence ATGACCAGCGCCCCCGCCCCGGTCGTCGACGCGCTCACGGTCCAGGTGCTCGACTTCCCCACCGACGCGCCGGAGGCCGACGGCACCGCGAGCTGGGACTCCACCACCATGGTCCTGGTCCAGGCCGACTCGGGCACCGCGTCCGGCCTCGGCTGGACCTACGGCGCGGCCGGCGCGGCCTCGGTGGTCCACGACCTGCTGGCCGACTGCGTGGTGGGGCGCAGCGCCTGGGACGTGCCCGCCGCCAACGAGGCCATGACCCGGGCACTGCGCAACGCCGGGCGTCCCGGCATCGGCGGCTACGCCCTCTCGGCGGTGGACGTGGCCCTGTGGGACCTGAAGGCCCGTCTGCTGCAGCTCCCGCTGGCGGACGTGCTGGGACGGGCCAGGCGTTCCGTCCCCGTCTACGGCAGCGGCGGCTTCACCAGCTACGACGACGCCCGCACGGAAGGGCAGCTGCGCGCCTGGACCGAGGACCGGCGGATCCCGCGCGTCAAGATCAAGATCGGGGAGGGGTGGGGTTCGGAGGAGCGGCGGGACCTGGCCAGGGTCGAGCTCGCCAGGAAGACCGTCGGCCCGGACGTCGAGCTCTACGTCGACGCCAACGGCGGATACGGCGTCACCCAGGCGATCCGGCTCGGCCGCGCGCTGGTGCGCGAGCACGATGTGCGCTGGTTCGAGGAGCCGTGCTCCTCCGACGACCTGCCGGGCCTGGCCCGGATCCGGGACGCGCTGGACACCGAGGTCGCGGCGGGGGAGTACGGGTTCACGCTGCCCTACTTCGACGCCATGGCCCCCGCCGTCGACTGCCTCCAGGCCGACGCCACCCGCTGCGGCGGTCTGACGGTGTGGCTGCGGGCGGCGGCGGTGGCGCAGGCCCACGGCCTGCAGCTGTCCGGCCACTGCGCCCCGCACGTCCACGCCCACGCCGCCTGCGCCGTCCCGAACCTGCGCCATCTGGAGTGGTTCCACGACCACGTCAGGATCGAGGCCCGTCTCTTCGAGGGCCACCTCGATCCGACCGGCGGCGAGATCCGCCCCGGCGAAAGCGGCGCCCCTGGTCTCGGCCTGACACCCCGCCACGACGTCCTCGAGCGCCACCGTCGCCCGGGGACCTGA
- a CDS encoding DUF1360 domain-containing protein, translating to MRPVADVWDKLQQHLQGEAHAYAPDQDRPLAGYAGVMGVYAVTALGLGAAARLTRRPLPQPTPWDVTLAALATHQLGRIIAKDPVTSPIRAPFTRFEGTSGPAELAEDVRGDGARKAVGELISCPFCIGMWIATGFTAGSVFAPRATRLVTATFATLGLSDLLQFARVRAQHAAEEDT from the coding sequence ATGAGGCCCGTCGCCGACGTCTGGGACAAGCTCCAGCAGCATCTCCAGGGCGAGGCGCACGCATACGCCCCGGACCAGGACCGGCCCCTGGCCGGCTACGCGGGGGTGATGGGCGTCTACGCCGTCACGGCCCTCGGCCTCGGCGCGGCGGCCCGGCTGACCCGCCGACCGCTGCCGCAGCCGACGCCCTGGGACGTGACCCTCGCCGCCCTGGCCACCCACCAACTCGGACGGATCATCGCCAAGGACCCGGTGACCAGCCCGATCCGTGCCCCCTTCACCCGCTTCGAGGGCACCAGCGGGCCCGCCGAGCTGGCCGAGGACGTGCGCGGCGACGGCGCGAGAAAGGCGGTCGGCGAGCTGATCAGCTGCCCGTTCTGCATCGGCATGTGGATCGCGACCGGCTTCACCGCCGGGTCCGTCTTCGCACCCCGGGCGACCCGCCTGGTCACCGCCACCTTCGCCACGCTCGGGCTCTCCGACCTGCTCCAGTTCGCGCGGGTGCGCGCCCAGCACGCCGCCGAGGAGGACACATGA